The nucleotide sequence CGCGAATGTACTGGGTGTGTAATCTTGTTGTATAAAATAGCGTTCATCCCATTAATAAATGGTAATTAGTTATGCAATCCATGGACTAACATTCATACTCCATCTTTAAAAACTCAAATGTACTTCCATTGGTATCTTGCATAAAGGTTGTAACATCCCTAAATCCAATCTGTCTGTACACTTTTATCGCTCTTTGATTAAAAGTTGCAACTGATAAGGTTATTTTTTCAGGATTATATTCTGCTTGGACAAAATCCAAACCCGCCTTTAGAAAGTCTGAGCCCATACCTCTTCCCGTTAAATCTGGTCTCAACCCTAATCCAATATCAACAGTTCTTTTGTTTACTTTGTAAACAGTAAAGAAAGCAACAAGTTCTTTTTCCTTAGTTACCGCAAACGTTGAATCCCCTCTAGTCTCCTGGTCTAAAAATTCATTCAAATCCTCTTTATCCGCTTCTAAATCATAAAAAGAATAATCGCCATCGTAATGCCAGTTAAATGCGATTTTCTCAGCTTGTTTTTGAGTCAAAAAACTAAACTTATACTCCATAAATACACCTACTCATAGTTTACTTTGTATTTTTACCAACCTCTTCTTTTCAGTAAAAAAAATCCCTATATATGTATTAATCCTAACATGGTGCATATTATATATCACCACTATTTTTAGAGGAGATAAACACCTTAAAAGCTTATAACTCTCTTCCATTAATGGTAATTTTTAATAAATTTCTCATTGACACTCAATTAGAAAGCGCTTACACTTAAGTTAGTTATTAGCTATTAGTTAAATAAACTGCTGGAGACTTGGTATATGAAAAATAAACCCAACTTTCGAATTGGTCAGTTAGCCATCCTGTCTATCCTTCAAGATGATGTCTCTGTTATCGATGAGAAGATAAAACAAGCAAACTGGCAATCTTGTATTGGTAGAGTGGGATCCATGGAATCTAACAAGATTGTTGCAGCTATTGAAACTGCTGCAAAAAAGAACAAGATTGTGAAAGAGGGGCTATATCGAGAAACGCATGCCTTGTATCATGCTATTATAGAAGCATTACACGGCGTAACTCGAGGTCAAGTTCAATTAGGAACCTTTCAGCGAACTGTTGGACTGCGCTTTTCGGTTGTACGAGGGACACCTTACCAAGAGGATGAGGAAGGCGATTGGATTGCGGTTGCTCTGTATGGAACGATTGGGGCACCAATTAAGGGTCAAGAACATGAAGCAATAGGATTAGGAATTAATCATATTTGATTATGCCCAGAGTGATTAGACATTAGGGGGCTATATCAAAGGAATGTGTTTTTTTGCATTCCTTGATATGGCCCCTTTTCTATTGGCCAATAGGATAAACATACAAAAAGAAGAAGGTGATCTAGGTGAAAATATTGGATGGAAAGTCACTAGAACTGAAGGACTTGGACCAAATCATTTATAACGGGGATTACGTTCAAGCATCTAAAGAAAGTTTAGATAAAGTACGAAAAAGTCGGGAAGCTGTCGAGCATATTGTCCAACAAAAACGCATCGTCTACGGAATAACAACAGGCTTCGGAAAATTTAGTGATGTACGAATTGAACCCAAAGATGTAGAAGCACTTCAACATAACCTCCTCTATTCTCATGCTTGCGGAGTTGGAGAAGCCTTTCCAGAGGAAGTAAGTCGGGCTATGCTCGTTCTTCGTGCGAATGCATTACTGAAAGGTTTTTCAGGTGTAAGACCAGTTATTATTCATCGATTATTAGATCTTGTGAATGCCAAGATTCATCCTATCATCCCCCAACAAGGATCTCTTGGATCAAGTGGGGATCTAGCTCCTCTCTCCCACTTAGCCCTCGTTCTGCTTGGAGAAGGAGAAGTCTTTTATAAAGGAAACACAGTAAAAAGTATGGAGGCATTAGAAAAAGAAGGAATAGAACCAATTTCCTTAACCGCTAAAGAAGGTTTAGCTCTTATAAATG is from Radiobacillus kanasensis and encodes:
- the hutP gene encoding hut operon transcriptional regulator HutP; its protein translation is MKNKPNFRIGQLAILSILQDDVSVIDEKIKQANWQSCIGRVGSMESNKIVAAIETAAKKNKIVKEGLYRETHALYHAIIEALHGVTRGQVQLGTFQRTVGLRFSVVRGTPYQEDEEGDWIAVALYGTIGAPIKGQEHEAIGLGINHI
- a CDS encoding GNAT family N-acetyltransferase: MEYKFSFLTQKQAEKIAFNWHYDGDYSFYDLEADKEDLNEFLDQETRGDSTFAVTKEKELVAFFTVYKVNKRTVDIGLGLRPDLTGRGMGSDFLKAGLDFVQAEYNPEKITLSVATFNQRAIKVYRQIGFRDVTTFMQDTNGSTFEFLKMEYEC